One genomic region from Ornithinimicrobium flavum encodes:
- the pdhA gene encoding pyruvate dehydrogenase (acetyl-transferring) E1 component subunit alpha, whose translation MSDDDVAQVAEPTGAAQGGHEPPQRDITDGGPDMVQFLAADGSRVPLDEVNQPYAAYLEELDDDALRGMLRDLILVRRVDAEGFALQRQGELGLWPSLLGQEAAQVGAGRAMRPQDYAFPGYREHGVAWCKGVPPENLLGMFRGVNHGGWDSNENNFHLYTIVIGNQMMHAVGYAMGVQRDGAVATGDPGRDTAVMAFTGDGGTSQGDYNEALVFAAVSNAPVVFYVQNNHWAISEPNDRQFRVPPYRRADGFGFPGVRVDGNDVLASYAVTRAALERARSGQGPTLIEAFTYRMGAHTTSDDPTKYRISAEVDLWRAKDPVDRMKKHLLEQGIVDEGWLADLEAEADELAVRIRTACQTMPDPPHAEMFEHVYAEPHPLVEREAREFADYHAGFED comes from the coding sequence GTGAGCGACGACGACGTCGCGCAGGTCGCTGAGCCGACCGGCGCCGCCCAGGGTGGGCACGAGCCCCCGCAGCGGGACATCACCGACGGAGGCCCGGACATGGTCCAGTTCCTCGCCGCCGACGGGAGCCGCGTCCCTCTCGACGAGGTCAACCAGCCCTACGCCGCCTACCTCGAGGAGCTCGACGACGACGCGCTGCGCGGGATGCTGCGCGACCTCATCCTGGTCCGCCGCGTCGACGCCGAGGGATTCGCGCTGCAGCGTCAGGGCGAGCTCGGGCTGTGGCCCAGCCTGCTCGGCCAGGAGGCCGCCCAGGTCGGTGCGGGCCGCGCGATGCGCCCGCAGGACTACGCCTTCCCCGGCTACCGCGAGCACGGCGTCGCCTGGTGCAAGGGCGTGCCGCCGGAGAACCTGCTCGGCATGTTCCGCGGTGTCAACCACGGCGGGTGGGACTCCAACGAGAACAACTTCCACCTCTACACCATCGTCATCGGCAACCAGATGATGCATGCGGTCGGCTACGCCATGGGCGTGCAGCGCGACGGTGCCGTGGCGACGGGCGACCCCGGCCGCGACACCGCCGTCATGGCGTTCACCGGCGACGGCGGCACCTCGCAGGGCGACTACAACGAGGCGCTCGTCTTCGCCGCGGTCTCCAACGCCCCGGTCGTCTTCTACGTGCAGAACAACCACTGGGCGATCTCCGAGCCCAACGACCGGCAGTTCCGCGTGCCGCCCTACCGCCGCGCCGACGGCTTCGGCTTCCCCGGCGTGCGGGTCGACGGCAACGACGTGCTGGCCTCCTACGCCGTGACCCGCGCCGCCCTCGAGCGCGCCCGCTCCGGCCAGGGCCCCACGCTCATCGAGGCGTTCACCTACCGGATGGGCGCGCACACCACCTCCGACGACCCGACGAAGTACCGCATCTCCGCCGAGGTCGACCTGTGGCGCGCCAAGGACCCGGTCGACCGGATGAAGAAGCACCTGCTGGAGCAGGGGATCGTCGACGAGGGCTGGCTGGCCGACCTCGAGGCCGAGGCCGACGAGCTGGCGGTGCGCATCCGCACCGCGTGCCAGACCATGCCCGACCCGCCGCACGCGGAGATGTTCGAGCACGTGTATGCCGAGCCGCACCCGCTGGTCGAGCGCGAGGCGCGCGAGTTCGCCGACTACCACGCCGGCTTCGAGGACTGA
- a CDS encoding dienelactone hydrolase family protein produces MSAPAAHEIPAPDGPLPGLLWRPAGDGPAPALVVLQEIFGVGRYIQERCAELADQGYAVLAPQLYARLGEGEGDGDAPAEADADGIPVVEQPAAEGGLEAGMALAQRVDWETAARDGLAALEELRGLDGVDGDRVGLLGFCFGGGLAFDVAARATDAGRPPAALVSYYGSALPGLLARAEKVTCPSLHHFGTADAFIPMPAVEEVRAAVTADGTRPQVRFELHEGAGHAFDNPDPMFHHATASAAAGEQTRAFLAEVLPVPD; encoded by the coding sequence GTGAGCGCCCCCGCCGCCCACGAGATCCCCGCCCCGGACGGCCCGCTCCCCGGGCTGCTCTGGCGGCCCGCCGGCGACGGCCCCGCCCCCGCCCTCGTGGTCCTGCAGGAGATCTTCGGCGTCGGCCGCTACATCCAGGAGCGGTGCGCCGAGCTCGCCGACCAGGGGTATGCCGTGCTCGCCCCCCAGCTCTACGCCCGCCTGGGCGAGGGTGAGGGCGACGGCGACGCCCCCGCCGAGGCCGACGCTGACGGCATACCCGTCGTCGAGCAGCCCGCCGCCGAGGGTGGCCTGGAGGCCGGCATGGCCCTGGCCCAGCGCGTCGACTGGGAGACCGCCGCCCGCGACGGCCTCGCCGCGCTGGAGGAGCTGCGCGGGCTCGACGGGGTCGACGGCGACCGGGTCGGGCTGCTGGGCTTCTGCTTCGGCGGAGGCCTCGCCTTCGACGTGGCCGCCCGGGCCACCGACGCCGGGCGGCCGCCCGCGGCCCTGGTGAGCTACTACGGCTCCGCCCTGCCCGGCCTGCTCGCGCGGGCGGAGAAGGTCACCTGCCCGAGCCTGCACCACTTCGGGACCGCCGACGCCTTCATCCCGATGCCGGCCGTCGAGGAGGTCCGGGCCGCCGTGACCGCCGACGGCACCCGCCCGCAGGTGCGCTTCGAGCTGCACGAGGGCGCCGGTCACGCCTTCGACAACCCCGACCCGATGTTCCACCACGCCACCGCCAGCGCGGCGGCCGGGGAGCAGACGCGGGCCTTCCTCGCCGAGGTCCTGCCCGTCCCGGACTGA
- a CDS encoding phage holin family protein translates to MKMLLAVLANAVALWVAAVLLPGISFGGEGASLVLTVVLVAALFGVLNAIVKPLLKLLSLPFIVLTLGLFLVVVNALMLSLTSWLAGVLGLEFTVESFFWDAVLGSLIVSAVGVVTSMLLPDGERR, encoded by the coding sequence ATGAAGATGCTGCTCGCCGTCCTCGCCAACGCCGTGGCCCTGTGGGTCGCCGCCGTCCTGCTCCCCGGGATCAGCTTCGGGGGGGAGGGCGCCTCGCTCGTGCTCACGGTCGTCCTGGTCGCCGCCCTCTTCGGGGTGCTCAACGCCATCGTCAAGCCGTTGCTCAAGCTGCTGTCGCTGCCCTTCATCGTGCTGACGCTGGGGCTCTTCCTCGTCGTCGTCAACGCCCTCATGCTCTCGCTCACCTCGTGGCTGGCGGGCGTGCTGGGGCTGGAGTTCACCGTCGAGAGCTTCTTCTGGGACGCCGTGCTGGGCTCGCTCATCGTCTCGGCCGTCGGCGTCGTCACCAGCATGCTGCTGCCGGACGGGGAGCGCCGGTGA
- the hisC gene encoding histidinol-phosphate transaminase — protein MTEQTAPVRLRAVLDRMPAYVAGRPPAPVEGLTPYKISSNENPYPPLPSVTDALARAAATINRYPDPGVVALTRALSERLGVPAEQIATGTGSVAVLAQLVSITCDQGDEVIYAWRSFEAYPIVVALAGAESVQVPLTADARHDLDAMAAAVTDRTRLVLVCSPNNPTGPTVREDELRAFLAKVPTDVLVVLDEAYLEFTTAPDVPDALAVLADHPNVVVLRTFSKAYGLAGLRVGYAVGHPLVAAALRKAALPFGVTDLAQEAAIASLEAYDELEVRVKELVAERERVLAALAEQGWDVPQAQGNFVWLPLGEDAVDFAAACARQALTVRPFSGDGVRCTIAEPEANDRLLEITAQWLRER, from the coding sequence ATGACCGAGCAGACCGCCCCCGTCCGCCTGCGCGCCGTCCTGGACCGGATGCCGGCCTACGTCGCCGGCCGGCCGCCCGCGCCGGTCGAGGGGCTCACCCCCTACAAGATCTCCAGCAACGAGAACCCCTACCCGCCCCTGCCGTCGGTCACCGACGCGCTGGCCCGGGCCGCGGCGACGATCAACCGCTACCCCGACCCCGGGGTCGTCGCCCTGACGCGGGCGCTGTCGGAGCGTCTCGGGGTGCCGGCGGAGCAGATCGCGACCGGCACCGGCAGCGTGGCCGTGCTGGCGCAGCTGGTGTCGATCACCTGCGACCAGGGGGACGAGGTCATCTACGCCTGGCGGAGCTTCGAGGCCTACCCCATCGTCGTCGCGCTCGCCGGTGCCGAGTCGGTGCAGGTGCCGCTGACCGCCGACGCGCGGCACGACCTGGACGCGATGGCCGCCGCCGTCACCGACCGCACCCGGCTGGTCCTGGTCTGCTCCCCCAACAACCCGACCGGGCCCACGGTGCGGGAGGACGAGCTGCGCGCCTTCCTCGCGAAGGTCCCCACCGACGTGCTCGTCGTGCTGGACGAGGCCTACCTGGAGTTCACCACCGCGCCGGACGTGCCGGACGCGCTGGCCGTGCTCGCCGACCACCCCAACGTCGTGGTGCTGCGCACCTTCTCCAAGGCCTACGGCCTGGCCGGGCTGCGGGTCGGGTATGCCGTGGGCCACCCTCTCGTCGCCGCCGCCCTGCGCAAGGCCGCCCTGCCGTTCGGCGTGACCGACCTGGCGCAGGAGGCGGCGATCGCCAGCCTGGAGGCGTACGACGAGCTGGAGGTCCGGGTCAAGGAGCTCGTGGCCGAGCGGGAGCGGGTCCTCGCCGCACTGGCCGAGCAGGGCTGGGACGTGCCGCAAGCCCAGGGCAACTTCGTCTGGCTGCCGCTGGGCGAGGACGCCGTGGACTTCGCGGCCGCCTGCGCGCGCCAGGCCCTGACGGTGCGGCCCTTCTCCGGCGACGGCGTCCGCTGCACCATCGCCGAGCCGGAGGCCAACGACCGGCTCCTGGAGATCACGGCGCAGTGGCTGCGGGAGCGGTGA
- a CDS encoding bifunctional hydroxymethylpyrimidine kinase/phosphomethylpyrimidine kinase, which produces MQTPPVALTIAGSEATGGAGAQVDLKTFQQHGVFGCVALTCIVSFDPQDDWNHRFVPVEPQVIADQLEVITTTYPPEQLRVAKIGMLGTPATIATVADALRQRQFEHVVLDPVLICKGQEPGAALDTDEALKAQVLPLATFVTPNHFETMSLSGMESIETVEELTEAARRIHEASGAVVLAKGGVHLPGDDAVDVYVDAGRTEVLTAPKIGGGVAVAGAGCTLAAAVAAQLALGAEPFEAARAAKEFVTRGIEARLVSSAPFDVVWQVA; this is translated from the coding sequence ATGCAGACTCCCCCTGTCGCCCTCACGATCGCTGGCTCGGAGGCCACCGGCGGCGCCGGCGCCCAGGTCGACCTCAAGACCTTCCAGCAGCACGGCGTCTTCGGCTGCGTGGCCCTGACCTGCATCGTCTCCTTCGACCCCCAGGACGACTGGAACCACCGCTTCGTCCCGGTCGAGCCGCAGGTCATCGCCGACCAGCTCGAGGTCATCACGACGACCTACCCGCCCGAGCAGCTGCGGGTCGCCAAGATCGGCATGCTCGGCACGCCCGCCACCATCGCGACCGTCGCCGACGCGCTGCGGCAGCGGCAGTTCGAGCACGTCGTCCTCGACCCGGTCCTCATCTGCAAGGGCCAGGAGCCCGGCGCCGCCCTCGACACCGACGAGGCGCTCAAGGCGCAGGTCCTGCCGCTGGCGACCTTCGTCACCCCCAACCACTTCGAGACGATGTCGCTGTCCGGTATGGAGTCGATCGAGACCGTCGAGGAGCTCACCGAGGCCGCGCGCCGGATCCACGAGGCCTCCGGCGCGGTCGTCCTGGCCAAGGGCGGGGTGCACCTGCCCGGGGACGACGCCGTCGACGTGTATGTCGACGCCGGGCGCACCGAGGTCCTCACCGCTCCCAAGATCGGCGGGGGCGTGGCCGTGGCCGGGGCCGGCTGCACGCTCGCCGCAGCCGTGGCGGCCCAGCTCGCGCTCGGGGCGGAGCCGTTCGAGGCGGCGCGCGCGGCGAAGGAGTTCGTCACCCGCGGGATCGAGGCGCGGCTGGTCAGCAGCGCCCCGTTCGACGTCGTCTGGCAGGTCGCCTGA